In the genome of Chelmon rostratus isolate fCheRos1 chromosome 24, fCheRos1.pri, whole genome shotgun sequence, one region contains:
- the farp1 gene encoding FERM, ARHGEF and pleckstrin domain-containing protein 1 isoform X2, whose product MVEPADRPSTAGQRLGAPESFGVSTLEPGLRPPAQPPGRQVSIRVQMLDDTQEVFQISQRSPGKVLFDLVCAHLNLAEGDYFGLEYQDQRKMTLWLDLLKPTLKQIRRPKNTILRFVVKFFPPDHTQLLEELTRYLFALQIKRDLACGRLICNDTSAALMVSHIIQSEIGDFDETQSWQHLLHNKYLPDQDAIRDKITDCHRSHVGQTPAVSDYQLLEIARRLEMYGVRLHPAKDREGTKLSLAVAHTGVLVFQGYTKINAFNWSKIRKLSFKRKRFLIKLRADPTNAHHDTLEFAMASRDCCKIFWKICVEYHAFFRLFEEPKPKPKPILFTRGSSFRFSGRTQKQIIDYVKDSEVKKVPFERKHSKILSNSSMSPQSSSFRSQVPKESAMSVPLADQPDSARLLHKAESNGSEEPPAAASSANGFHDMLAAPGSEPTQSRQSHHGTGSAPDPQFLNPESPASEDSPAGSPHVVVNSNGLVNGQGTGSSGILGPGPEGRQLSPLTSPLLTDAGCVRNDDEEEARRKKFPTDKAYFIAKELLTTERTYLKDLQVITESFQGVVGKDEAFPESVKNLISTSYDPVYKFHQGFLKEVEQRLAQWEGRSNAHIKGDYQRIGDILLKNIQGLRQLTVHLQKHSECLVEVERACRSSRKAEALCRDFEQQRVCYLPFNIFLLRPLHRLLHYKLILERLCKHYPPTHDDFRDCRAALADISEMALQLQGAMMKMENFQKLLELKKDLTGIDSLAIPGREFIRLGCLSKLSGKGLQQRMFFLFSDSLVYTSRGMTPSNQFKVHGQLPLYGMTIRESEEEWGVPHSFTLFGQRQSVVVAASCASEMERWVEDIRMAIDLAEQSSSPNTDLLSTSLSDNKLSEDGGADLESEEELCGSRSSLERQGHRGNTTVHVCWHRNTSVSMVDFSVAVENQLSGNLLRKFKNSNGWQKLWVVFTNFSLFFYKSHQDDYPLASLPLLGYSVTVPSESENIHKDYVFKLHFKSHVYYFRSESEYTFERWMEVIRSATCSASRSLPSTRKDLY is encoded by the exons CAACGCTCCCCCGGCAAAGTGCTGTTTGACCTGGTTTGTGCCCATCTCAACCTGGCAGAGGGAGATTATTTTGGACTGGAGTATCAGGACCAGCGCAAGATGACG CTGTGGCTGGATCTGCTGAAGCCGACGCTGAAACAGATCAGAC GGCCTAAAAACACCATCCTTCGTTTTGTGGTGAAGTTCTTCCCTCCTGACCACACGCAGCTCTTGGAGGAGCTGACTCG gTATCTGTTCGCCCTGCAGATTAAACGCGACCTGGCCTGCGGTCGTCTTATCTGCAACGACACCAGCGCTGCCCTCATGGTCTCTCACATCATTCAGT cCGAGATCGGAGATTTCGATGAGACGCAGAGCTGGCAGCATCTCCTCCACAATAAGTACCTGCCCGACCAGGACGCCATCAGAGACAAGATCACCGACTGCCACCGCAGCCATGT CGGACAGACTCCTGCAGTGTCCGACTACCAGCTGCTGGAAATCGCCCGGCGGTTGGAGATGTACGGCGTCCGACTGCACCCAGCCAAGGACAGAGAGGGTACTAAGCTCAGTCTGGCTGTGGCGCACACCGGCGTGCTGGTTTTCCAG GGCTACACAAAAATCAACGCCTTCAACTGGTCCAAGATTCGCAAGCTCAGCTTCAAACGCAAAAGGTTCCTAATTAAGCTGCGAGCAGACCCCACT AATGCCCATCACGATACGCTGGAGTTCGCCATGGCCAGCAGGGACTGCTGTAAGATCTTCTGGAAGATCTGCGTGGAGTATCACGCCTTCTTCAGGCTCTTCGAGGAGCCCAAGCCCAAACCCAAGCCCATCCTCTTCACCAGAGGATCCTCATTCCGCTTCAG CGGCCGTACCCAGAAGCAGATCATTGATTATGTGAAAGACTCAGAGGTCAAGAAAGTTCCATTTGAAAG GAAGCACAGTAAGATTCTGTCCAACAGCAGCATGTCCCCTCAGTCGTCCTCCTTCAGATCACAAGTGCCAAAAGAG AGTGCCATGTCTGTCCCATTAGCAGACCAGCCCGACTCAGCCAGGCTGCTCCATAAAGCTGAGTCTAATGGTTCAGAGGAGCCGCCAGCCGCCGCATCCTCTGCCAACGGCTTCCATGATATGCTGGCAGCGCCTGGATCAGAGCCGACTCAGTCCCGACAGAGCCACCACGGTACCGGATCAGCACCGGACCCGCAGTTCCTCAACCCAG aAAGTCCCGCTTCAGAGGACTCTCCGGCGGGAAGTCCCCACGTGGTCGTCAATAGCAACGGCTTGGTAAATGGACAGGGGACGGGCAGCAGCGGTATCCTGGGTCCAGGTCCCGAGGGGCGGCAGCTGTCACCTCTCACCAGCCCGCTGCTCACTGACGCCGGATGTGTCCGCAacgatgatgaagaggaggcaagGAGGAAG aAGTTTCCCACAGACAAGGCCTACTTCATAGCCAAGGAACTGCTGACCACAGAGCGGACCTACCTCAAAGACCTGCAGGTCATCACGGAG TCCTTCCAGGGTGTTGTGGGGAAAGACGAGGCCTTCCCAGAGTCTGTTAAGAACCTGATCTCCACCAGCTACGATCCGGTCTACAAGTTTCACCAGGGATTCCTCAAAGAGGTGGAGCAGCGGCTGGCGCAGTG GGAGGGTCGTTCTAACGCCCACATTAAAGGGGACTATCAGCGAATTGGTGACATTCTCCTGAAGAACATTCAGGGTCTGAGG CAGTTGACGGTTCATCTTCAGAAACATTCAGAGTGCCTGGTTGAAGTGGAGCGGGCCTGTAG GTCCAGTCGGAAGGCGGAGGCTCTGTGTCGAGACTTTGAGCAGCAGAGGGTTTGCTACCTGCCCTTCAACATCTTCCTGCTAAGGCCTCTCCACCGCCTGCTGCACTACAAGCTCATCCTGGAGAGGCTCTGCAAGCACTACCCGCCCACCCACGACGACTTCAGGGACTGCAGAG CGGCCCTGGCGGACATCTCCGAGATGGCGCTGCAGCTCCAGGGCGCCATGATGAAGATGGAGAACTTCCAGAAGCTTCTCGAGCTGAAGAAAGATCTGACCGGCATCGACAGCCTCGCCATCCCCGGGAGG GAATTTATCAGGCTCGGTTGCCTCAGCAAGCTCTCAGGGAAGGGCCTTCAGCAGAGGATGTTCTTCCTG tTCAGTGATTCCTTGGTCTACACCAGTCGAGGAATGACTCCGTCCAACCAGTTTAAAGTTCATGGCCAGCTTCCCCTCTACGGCATGACG atcaGAGAAAGCGAGGAGGAGTGGGGAGTCCCTCATTCGTTCACCTTGTTTGGACAGCGTCAGTCGGTGGTGGTGGCAGCCAG CTGTGCAtcagagatggagaggtgggTGGAGGACATCCGGATGGCCATTGACCTGgcggagcagagcagcagccccAACACTGACCTGCTGTCCACCAGCCTGTCTGACAACA AGCTGTCGGAGGACGGTGGAGCTGATCTGGAGTCTGAGGAGGAGCTCTGCGGCTCGCGCTCGTCCCTGGAGCGCCAGGGTCACCGTGGTAACACCACCGTGCACGTCTGCTGGCATCGCAACACCAGCGTGTCCATGGTGGACTTTAGTGTTGCTGTGGAG AACCAGCTCTCAGGTAACCTGCTGAGGAAGTTTAAGAACAGTAACGGCTGGCAGAAACTCTGGGTGGTCTTCACCAACTTCAGCCTCTTCTTCTACAAGTCACACCAG GACGACTACCCGCTGGCCAGCCTCCCTCTGCTGGGCTACTCTGTCACTGTCCCGTCTGAGTCGGAGAACATCCACAAAGACTACGTCTTCAAACTCCACTTTAAATCCCACGTCTACTACTTCAGATCAGAGAGCGAGTACACCTTTGAGAG GTGGATGGAGGTGATCCGCAGCGCCACCTGCTCTGCCAGCCGCTCGCTGCCGAGCACCAGGAAAGACCTTTACTGA
- the farp1 gene encoding FERM, ARHGEF and pleckstrin domain-containing protein 1 isoform X3: MVEPADRPSTAGQRLGAPESFGVSTLEPGLRPPAQPPGRQVSIRVQMLDDTQEVFQISQRSPGKVLFDLVCAHLNLAEGDYFGLEYQDQRKMTLWLDLLKPTLKQIRRPKNTILRFVVKFFPPDHTQLLEELTRYLFALQIKRDLACGRLICNDTSAALMVSHIIQSEIGDFDETQSWQHLLHNKYLPDQDAIRDKITDCHRSHVGQTPAVSDYQLLEIARRLEMYGVRLHPAKDREGTKLSLAVAHTGVLVFQGYTKINAFNWSKIRKLSFKRKRFLIKLRADPTQNAHHDTLEFAMASRDCCKIFWKICVEYHAFFRLFEEPKPKPKPILFTRGSSFRFSGRTQKQIIDYVKDSEVKKVPFERKHSKILSNSSMSPQSSSFRSQVPKESAMSVPLADQPDSARLLHKAESNGSEEPPAAASSANGFHDMLAAPGSEPTQSRQSHHGTGSAPDPQFLNPESPASEDSPAGSPHVVVNSNGLVNGQGTGSSGILGPGPEGRQLSPLTSPLLTDAGCVRNDDEEEARRKFPTDKAYFIAKELLTTERTYLKDLQVITESFQGVVGKDEAFPESVKNLISTSYDPVYKFHQGFLKEVEQRLAQWEGRSNAHIKGDYQRIGDILLKNIQGLRQLTVHLQKHSECLVEVERACRSSRKAEALCRDFEQQRVCYLPFNIFLLRPLHRLLHYKLILERLCKHYPPTHDDFRDCRAALADISEMALQLQGAMMKMENFQKLLELKKDLTGIDSLAIPGREFIRLGCLSKLSGKGLQQRMFFLFSDSLVYTSRGMTPSNQFKVHGQLPLYGMTIRESEEEWGVPHSFTLFGQRQSVVVAASCASEMERWVEDIRMAIDLAEQSSSPNTDLLSTSLSDNKLSEDGGADLESEEELCGSRSSLERQGHRGNTTVHVCWHRNTSVSMVDFSVAVENQLSGNLLRKFKNSNGWQKLWVVFTNFSLFFYKSHQDDYPLASLPLLGYSVTVPSESENIHKDYVFKLHFKSHVYYFRSESEYTFERWMEVIRSATCSASRSLPSTRKDLY, translated from the exons CAACGCTCCCCCGGCAAAGTGCTGTTTGACCTGGTTTGTGCCCATCTCAACCTGGCAGAGGGAGATTATTTTGGACTGGAGTATCAGGACCAGCGCAAGATGACG CTGTGGCTGGATCTGCTGAAGCCGACGCTGAAACAGATCAGAC GGCCTAAAAACACCATCCTTCGTTTTGTGGTGAAGTTCTTCCCTCCTGACCACACGCAGCTCTTGGAGGAGCTGACTCG gTATCTGTTCGCCCTGCAGATTAAACGCGACCTGGCCTGCGGTCGTCTTATCTGCAACGACACCAGCGCTGCCCTCATGGTCTCTCACATCATTCAGT cCGAGATCGGAGATTTCGATGAGACGCAGAGCTGGCAGCATCTCCTCCACAATAAGTACCTGCCCGACCAGGACGCCATCAGAGACAAGATCACCGACTGCCACCGCAGCCATGT CGGACAGACTCCTGCAGTGTCCGACTACCAGCTGCTGGAAATCGCCCGGCGGTTGGAGATGTACGGCGTCCGACTGCACCCAGCCAAGGACAGAGAGGGTACTAAGCTCAGTCTGGCTGTGGCGCACACCGGCGTGCTGGTTTTCCAG GGCTACACAAAAATCAACGCCTTCAACTGGTCCAAGATTCGCAAGCTCAGCTTCAAACGCAAAAGGTTCCTAATTAAGCTGCGAGCAGACCCCACT CAGAATGCCCATCACGATACGCTGGAGTTCGCCATGGCCAGCAGGGACTGCTGTAAGATCTTCTGGAAGATCTGCGTGGAGTATCACGCCTTCTTCAGGCTCTTCGAGGAGCCCAAGCCCAAACCCAAGCCCATCCTCTTCACCAGAGGATCCTCATTCCGCTTCAG CGGCCGTACCCAGAAGCAGATCATTGATTATGTGAAAGACTCAGAGGTCAAGAAAGTTCCATTTGAAAG GAAGCACAGTAAGATTCTGTCCAACAGCAGCATGTCCCCTCAGTCGTCCTCCTTCAGATCACAAGTGCCAAAAGAG AGTGCCATGTCTGTCCCATTAGCAGACCAGCCCGACTCAGCCAGGCTGCTCCATAAAGCTGAGTCTAATGGTTCAGAGGAGCCGCCAGCCGCCGCATCCTCTGCCAACGGCTTCCATGATATGCTGGCAGCGCCTGGATCAGAGCCGACTCAGTCCCGACAGAGCCACCACGGTACCGGATCAGCACCGGACCCGCAGTTCCTCAACCCAG aAAGTCCCGCTTCAGAGGACTCTCCGGCGGGAAGTCCCCACGTGGTCGTCAATAGCAACGGCTTGGTAAATGGACAGGGGACGGGCAGCAGCGGTATCCTGGGTCCAGGTCCCGAGGGGCGGCAGCTGTCACCTCTCACCAGCCCGCTGCTCACTGACGCCGGATGTGTCCGCAacgatgatgaagaggaggcaagGAGGAAG TTTCCCACAGACAAGGCCTACTTCATAGCCAAGGAACTGCTGACCACAGAGCGGACCTACCTCAAAGACCTGCAGGTCATCACGGAG TCCTTCCAGGGTGTTGTGGGGAAAGACGAGGCCTTCCCAGAGTCTGTTAAGAACCTGATCTCCACCAGCTACGATCCGGTCTACAAGTTTCACCAGGGATTCCTCAAAGAGGTGGAGCAGCGGCTGGCGCAGTG GGAGGGTCGTTCTAACGCCCACATTAAAGGGGACTATCAGCGAATTGGTGACATTCTCCTGAAGAACATTCAGGGTCTGAGG CAGTTGACGGTTCATCTTCAGAAACATTCAGAGTGCCTGGTTGAAGTGGAGCGGGCCTGTAG GTCCAGTCGGAAGGCGGAGGCTCTGTGTCGAGACTTTGAGCAGCAGAGGGTTTGCTACCTGCCCTTCAACATCTTCCTGCTAAGGCCTCTCCACCGCCTGCTGCACTACAAGCTCATCCTGGAGAGGCTCTGCAAGCACTACCCGCCCACCCACGACGACTTCAGGGACTGCAGAG CGGCCCTGGCGGACATCTCCGAGATGGCGCTGCAGCTCCAGGGCGCCATGATGAAGATGGAGAACTTCCAGAAGCTTCTCGAGCTGAAGAAAGATCTGACCGGCATCGACAGCCTCGCCATCCCCGGGAGG GAATTTATCAGGCTCGGTTGCCTCAGCAAGCTCTCAGGGAAGGGCCTTCAGCAGAGGATGTTCTTCCTG tTCAGTGATTCCTTGGTCTACACCAGTCGAGGAATGACTCCGTCCAACCAGTTTAAAGTTCATGGCCAGCTTCCCCTCTACGGCATGACG atcaGAGAAAGCGAGGAGGAGTGGGGAGTCCCTCATTCGTTCACCTTGTTTGGACAGCGTCAGTCGGTGGTGGTGGCAGCCAG CTGTGCAtcagagatggagaggtgggTGGAGGACATCCGGATGGCCATTGACCTGgcggagcagagcagcagccccAACACTGACCTGCTGTCCACCAGCCTGTCTGACAACA AGCTGTCGGAGGACGGTGGAGCTGATCTGGAGTCTGAGGAGGAGCTCTGCGGCTCGCGCTCGTCCCTGGAGCGCCAGGGTCACCGTGGTAACACCACCGTGCACGTCTGCTGGCATCGCAACACCAGCGTGTCCATGGTGGACTTTAGTGTTGCTGTGGAG AACCAGCTCTCAGGTAACCTGCTGAGGAAGTTTAAGAACAGTAACGGCTGGCAGAAACTCTGGGTGGTCTTCACCAACTTCAGCCTCTTCTTCTACAAGTCACACCAG GACGACTACCCGCTGGCCAGCCTCCCTCTGCTGGGCTACTCTGTCACTGTCCCGTCTGAGTCGGAGAACATCCACAAAGACTACGTCTTCAAACTCCACTTTAAATCCCACGTCTACTACTTCAGATCAGAGAGCGAGTACACCTTTGAGAG GTGGATGGAGGTGATCCGCAGCGCCACCTGCTCTGCCAGCCGCTCGCTGCCGAGCACCAGGAAAGACCTTTACTGA
- the farp1 gene encoding FERM, ARHGEF and pleckstrin domain-containing protein 1 isoform X1: MVEPADRPSTAGQRLGAPESFGVSTLEPGLRPPAQPPGRQVSIRVQMLDDTQEVFQISQRSPGKVLFDLVCAHLNLAEGDYFGLEYQDQRKMTLWLDLLKPTLKQIRRPKNTILRFVVKFFPPDHTQLLEELTRYLFALQIKRDLACGRLICNDTSAALMVSHIIQSEIGDFDETQSWQHLLHNKYLPDQDAIRDKITDCHRSHVGQTPAVSDYQLLEIARRLEMYGVRLHPAKDREGTKLSLAVAHTGVLVFQGYTKINAFNWSKIRKLSFKRKRFLIKLRADPTQNAHHDTLEFAMASRDCCKIFWKICVEYHAFFRLFEEPKPKPKPILFTRGSSFRFSGRTQKQIIDYVKDSEVKKVPFERKHSKILSNSSMSPQSSSFRSQVPKESAMSVPLADQPDSARLLHKAESNGSEEPPAAASSANGFHDMLAAPGSEPTQSRQSHHGTGSAPDPQFLNPESPASEDSPAGSPHVVVNSNGLVNGQGTGSSGILGPGPEGRQLSPLTSPLLTDAGCVRNDDEEEARRKKFPTDKAYFIAKELLTTERTYLKDLQVITESFQGVVGKDEAFPESVKNLISTSYDPVYKFHQGFLKEVEQRLAQWEGRSNAHIKGDYQRIGDILLKNIQGLRQLTVHLQKHSECLVEVERACRSSRKAEALCRDFEQQRVCYLPFNIFLLRPLHRLLHYKLILERLCKHYPPTHDDFRDCRAALADISEMALQLQGAMMKMENFQKLLELKKDLTGIDSLAIPGREFIRLGCLSKLSGKGLQQRMFFLFSDSLVYTSRGMTPSNQFKVHGQLPLYGMTIRESEEEWGVPHSFTLFGQRQSVVVAASCASEMERWVEDIRMAIDLAEQSSSPNTDLLSTSLSDNKLSEDGGADLESEEELCGSRSSLERQGHRGNTTVHVCWHRNTSVSMVDFSVAVENQLSGNLLRKFKNSNGWQKLWVVFTNFSLFFYKSHQDDYPLASLPLLGYSVTVPSESENIHKDYVFKLHFKSHVYYFRSESEYTFERWMEVIRSATCSASRSLPSTRKDLY, translated from the exons CAACGCTCCCCCGGCAAAGTGCTGTTTGACCTGGTTTGTGCCCATCTCAACCTGGCAGAGGGAGATTATTTTGGACTGGAGTATCAGGACCAGCGCAAGATGACG CTGTGGCTGGATCTGCTGAAGCCGACGCTGAAACAGATCAGAC GGCCTAAAAACACCATCCTTCGTTTTGTGGTGAAGTTCTTCCCTCCTGACCACACGCAGCTCTTGGAGGAGCTGACTCG gTATCTGTTCGCCCTGCAGATTAAACGCGACCTGGCCTGCGGTCGTCTTATCTGCAACGACACCAGCGCTGCCCTCATGGTCTCTCACATCATTCAGT cCGAGATCGGAGATTTCGATGAGACGCAGAGCTGGCAGCATCTCCTCCACAATAAGTACCTGCCCGACCAGGACGCCATCAGAGACAAGATCACCGACTGCCACCGCAGCCATGT CGGACAGACTCCTGCAGTGTCCGACTACCAGCTGCTGGAAATCGCCCGGCGGTTGGAGATGTACGGCGTCCGACTGCACCCAGCCAAGGACAGAGAGGGTACTAAGCTCAGTCTGGCTGTGGCGCACACCGGCGTGCTGGTTTTCCAG GGCTACACAAAAATCAACGCCTTCAACTGGTCCAAGATTCGCAAGCTCAGCTTCAAACGCAAAAGGTTCCTAATTAAGCTGCGAGCAGACCCCACT CAGAATGCCCATCACGATACGCTGGAGTTCGCCATGGCCAGCAGGGACTGCTGTAAGATCTTCTGGAAGATCTGCGTGGAGTATCACGCCTTCTTCAGGCTCTTCGAGGAGCCCAAGCCCAAACCCAAGCCCATCCTCTTCACCAGAGGATCCTCATTCCGCTTCAG CGGCCGTACCCAGAAGCAGATCATTGATTATGTGAAAGACTCAGAGGTCAAGAAAGTTCCATTTGAAAG GAAGCACAGTAAGATTCTGTCCAACAGCAGCATGTCCCCTCAGTCGTCCTCCTTCAGATCACAAGTGCCAAAAGAG AGTGCCATGTCTGTCCCATTAGCAGACCAGCCCGACTCAGCCAGGCTGCTCCATAAAGCTGAGTCTAATGGTTCAGAGGAGCCGCCAGCCGCCGCATCCTCTGCCAACGGCTTCCATGATATGCTGGCAGCGCCTGGATCAGAGCCGACTCAGTCCCGACAGAGCCACCACGGTACCGGATCAGCACCGGACCCGCAGTTCCTCAACCCAG aAAGTCCCGCTTCAGAGGACTCTCCGGCGGGAAGTCCCCACGTGGTCGTCAATAGCAACGGCTTGGTAAATGGACAGGGGACGGGCAGCAGCGGTATCCTGGGTCCAGGTCCCGAGGGGCGGCAGCTGTCACCTCTCACCAGCCCGCTGCTCACTGACGCCGGATGTGTCCGCAacgatgatgaagaggaggcaagGAGGAAG aAGTTTCCCACAGACAAGGCCTACTTCATAGCCAAGGAACTGCTGACCACAGAGCGGACCTACCTCAAAGACCTGCAGGTCATCACGGAG TCCTTCCAGGGTGTTGTGGGGAAAGACGAGGCCTTCCCAGAGTCTGTTAAGAACCTGATCTCCACCAGCTACGATCCGGTCTACAAGTTTCACCAGGGATTCCTCAAAGAGGTGGAGCAGCGGCTGGCGCAGTG GGAGGGTCGTTCTAACGCCCACATTAAAGGGGACTATCAGCGAATTGGTGACATTCTCCTGAAGAACATTCAGGGTCTGAGG CAGTTGACGGTTCATCTTCAGAAACATTCAGAGTGCCTGGTTGAAGTGGAGCGGGCCTGTAG GTCCAGTCGGAAGGCGGAGGCTCTGTGTCGAGACTTTGAGCAGCAGAGGGTTTGCTACCTGCCCTTCAACATCTTCCTGCTAAGGCCTCTCCACCGCCTGCTGCACTACAAGCTCATCCTGGAGAGGCTCTGCAAGCACTACCCGCCCACCCACGACGACTTCAGGGACTGCAGAG CGGCCCTGGCGGACATCTCCGAGATGGCGCTGCAGCTCCAGGGCGCCATGATGAAGATGGAGAACTTCCAGAAGCTTCTCGAGCTGAAGAAAGATCTGACCGGCATCGACAGCCTCGCCATCCCCGGGAGG GAATTTATCAGGCTCGGTTGCCTCAGCAAGCTCTCAGGGAAGGGCCTTCAGCAGAGGATGTTCTTCCTG tTCAGTGATTCCTTGGTCTACACCAGTCGAGGAATGACTCCGTCCAACCAGTTTAAAGTTCATGGCCAGCTTCCCCTCTACGGCATGACG atcaGAGAAAGCGAGGAGGAGTGGGGAGTCCCTCATTCGTTCACCTTGTTTGGACAGCGTCAGTCGGTGGTGGTGGCAGCCAG CTGTGCAtcagagatggagaggtgggTGGAGGACATCCGGATGGCCATTGACCTGgcggagcagagcagcagccccAACACTGACCTGCTGTCCACCAGCCTGTCTGACAACA AGCTGTCGGAGGACGGTGGAGCTGATCTGGAGTCTGAGGAGGAGCTCTGCGGCTCGCGCTCGTCCCTGGAGCGCCAGGGTCACCGTGGTAACACCACCGTGCACGTCTGCTGGCATCGCAACACCAGCGTGTCCATGGTGGACTTTAGTGTTGCTGTGGAG AACCAGCTCTCAGGTAACCTGCTGAGGAAGTTTAAGAACAGTAACGGCTGGCAGAAACTCTGGGTGGTCTTCACCAACTTCAGCCTCTTCTTCTACAAGTCACACCAG GACGACTACCCGCTGGCCAGCCTCCCTCTGCTGGGCTACTCTGTCACTGTCCCGTCTGAGTCGGAGAACATCCACAAAGACTACGTCTTCAAACTCCACTTTAAATCCCACGTCTACTACTTCAGATCAGAGAGCGAGTACACCTTTGAGAG GTGGATGGAGGTGATCCGCAGCGCCACCTGCTCTGCCAGCCGCTCGCTGCCGAGCACCAGGAAAGACCTTTACTGA